The proteins below are encoded in one region of Telopea speciosissima isolate NSW1024214 ecotype Mountain lineage chromosome 10, Tspe_v1, whole genome shotgun sequence:
- the LOC122641637 gene encoding myb-related protein 2-like isoform X1, which yields MYHHNHQHQGNNSFPSSRMPPIPSERHLFLQGGNGHGDTGLVLSTDAKPRLKWTPELHERFIEAVNQLGGADKATPKTVMKLMGIPGLTLYHLKSHLQKYRLSKNLHGQTNVGTSKIIVAGERTSEANGALMSNTNLGSQTSKSLQISEAIEMQIEVQRRLHEQLEVQRHLQLRIEAQGKYLQSVLEKAQETLGKQNVSPTGLEAAKVQLSELASNESTECLNSAVSELKEMQGLCPQKTQTNQPADCSMDSCLTSCEVSQKDQEIHNIGMGLRPYHCSTSLDPKDIGDESMPHQTEPAWDRDLKENKIFPPMRRDTEQVRFPIQRSSSDLHISIRVEGEKRHAGCSIFEGTPKSDGDENFLHQNTRRPAIQAENEKTSKEFRLPHLIAKLDLNAHDENDASSSCRQFDLNGFSWN from the exons ATGTATCACCACAACCACCAACACCAAGGAAACAACAGTTTCCCTTCTTCACGGATGCCGCCCATTCCTTCGGAGAGGCATTTATTCTTGCAAGGTGGGAATGGGCATGGAGATACAGGCCTAGTTCTTTCAACTGACGCTAAGCCTAGACTGAAATGGACACCAGAGCTGCATGAGCGCTTCATAGAAGCAGTCAATCAGCTTGGAGGAGCAGACA AAGCTACACCAAAAACAGTAATGAAGCTCATGGGAATTCCAGGCCTTACCTTATACCACCTTAAAAGCCATCTTCAG AAATACAGACTCAGTAAGAATCTTCATGGACAAACTAATGTTGGGACCAGCAAGATCA TAGTGGCAGGGGAGAGGACATCTGAAGCAAATGGAGCGCTCATGAGCAATACAAACCTCGGCTCCCAGACAAGCAA AAGCTTGCAGATAAGTGAAGCAATAGAGATGCAAATCGAAGTGCAGAGAAGACTACATGAACAGCTTGAG GTGCAACGTCACTTACAGCTCCGCATTGAAGCACAGGGAAAATACCTACAATCAGTGTTGGAGAAAGCCCAGGAGACACTTGGAAAACAAAACGTCAGTCCCACAGGCTTAGAAGCTGCTAAAGTGCAGCTCTCTGAACTAGCATCCAACGAATCCACAGAATGCCTGAACTCTGCCGTTTCTGAGTTGAAAGAAATGCAAGGTTTGTGCCCCcagaaaacacaaacaaaccaGCCTGCAGATTGTTCAATGGACAGTTGCCTGACTTCGTGTGAAGTATCTCAAAAGGACCAAGAGATACACAACATTGGGATGGGTCTGAGACCTTATCACTGCAGTACCTCTCTGGATCCAAAGGACATCGGAGATGAATCCATGCCTCATCAGACTGAACCCGCATGGGACAGAGACCTGAAGGAGAATAAAATCTTCCCTCCCATGAGAAGAGACACAGAACAGGTCAGGTTCCCCATACAAAGGAGCTCCAGTGACTTGCATATAAGcattagagttgaaggagaAAAGAGGCATGCTGGCTGCAGCATTTTTGAGGGAACACCTAAAAGTGATGGGGATGAGAATTTCCTTCACCAAAACACCAGAAGACCAGCAATCCAAGCAGAGAATGAGAAGACATCGAAAGAGTTCAGATTGCCTCATCTAATAGCAAAGCTGGACCTAAATGCTCATGACGAAAATGATGCATCCTCAAGCTGCAGGCAGTTTGACCTAAATGGATTCAGCTGGAACTGA
- the LOC122641637 gene encoding myb-related protein 2-like isoform X2 — translation MYHHNHQHQGNNSFPSSRMPPIPSERHLFLQGGNGHGDTGLVLSTDAKPRLKWTPELHERFIEAVNQLGGADKATPKTVMKLMGIPGLTLYHLKSHLQKYRLSKNLHGQTNVGTSKIMAGERTSEANGALMSNTNLGSQTSKSLQISEAIEMQIEVQRRLHEQLEVQRHLQLRIEAQGKYLQSVLEKAQETLGKQNVSPTGLEAAKVQLSELASNESTECLNSAVSELKEMQGLCPQKTQTNQPADCSMDSCLTSCEVSQKDQEIHNIGMGLRPYHCSTSLDPKDIGDESMPHQTEPAWDRDLKENKIFPPMRRDTEQVRFPIQRSSSDLHISIRVEGEKRHAGCSIFEGTPKSDGDENFLHQNTRRPAIQAENEKTSKEFRLPHLIAKLDLNAHDENDASSSCRQFDLNGFSWN, via the exons ATGTATCACCACAACCACCAACACCAAGGAAACAACAGTTTCCCTTCTTCACGGATGCCGCCCATTCCTTCGGAGAGGCATTTATTCTTGCAAGGTGGGAATGGGCATGGAGATACAGGCCTAGTTCTTTCAACTGACGCTAAGCCTAGACTGAAATGGACACCAGAGCTGCATGAGCGCTTCATAGAAGCAGTCAATCAGCTTGGAGGAGCAGACA AAGCTACACCAAAAACAGTAATGAAGCTCATGGGAATTCCAGGCCTTACCTTATACCACCTTAAAAGCCATCTTCAG AAATACAGACTCAGTAAGAATCTTCATGGACAAACTAATGTTGGGACCAGCAAGATCA TGGCAGGGGAGAGGACATCTGAAGCAAATGGAGCGCTCATGAGCAATACAAACCTCGGCTCCCAGACAAGCAA AAGCTTGCAGATAAGTGAAGCAATAGAGATGCAAATCGAAGTGCAGAGAAGACTACATGAACAGCTTGAG GTGCAACGTCACTTACAGCTCCGCATTGAAGCACAGGGAAAATACCTACAATCAGTGTTGGAGAAAGCCCAGGAGACACTTGGAAAACAAAACGTCAGTCCCACAGGCTTAGAAGCTGCTAAAGTGCAGCTCTCTGAACTAGCATCCAACGAATCCACAGAATGCCTGAACTCTGCCGTTTCTGAGTTGAAAGAAATGCAAGGTTTGTGCCCCcagaaaacacaaacaaaccaGCCTGCAGATTGTTCAATGGACAGTTGCCTGACTTCGTGTGAAGTATCTCAAAAGGACCAAGAGATACACAACATTGGGATGGGTCTGAGACCTTATCACTGCAGTACCTCTCTGGATCCAAAGGACATCGGAGATGAATCCATGCCTCATCAGACTGAACCCGCATGGGACAGAGACCTGAAGGAGAATAAAATCTTCCCTCCCATGAGAAGAGACACAGAACAGGTCAGGTTCCCCATACAAAGGAGCTCCAGTGACTTGCATATAAGcattagagttgaaggagaAAAGAGGCATGCTGGCTGCAGCATTTTTGAGGGAACACCTAAAAGTGATGGGGATGAGAATTTCCTTCACCAAAACACCAGAAGACCAGCAATCCAAGCAGAGAATGAGAAGACATCGAAAGAGTTCAGATTGCCTCATCTAATAGCAAAGCTGGACCTAAATGCTCATGACGAAAATGATGCATCCTCAAGCTGCAGGCAGTTTGACCTAAATGGATTCAGCTGGAACTGA